Proteins co-encoded in one Ziziphus jujuba cultivar Dongzao chromosome 9, ASM3175591v1 genomic window:
- the LOC107427104 gene encoding F-box protein At1g10780, which translates to MDSIPDAIVQYILSHINNARDVAVCNCVSKRWKDSLPYIRSLYFPRNSFDNHSGRDSPDEVVWRMVSRISRLEELVVYSPFSGAGLASWLSLTGSSLLHLELRMDNLTEQQACNESTSKLDCISAANNLQSLKLWGVLMTRSPQWEAFKELRNLEIVGARLEDSALSTVLHACPNLTNLLLLGCEGVRSVSIDLPHLENCKLDFYGLGNCSFSMKSPKIQVLEVQGCSWIRVRETNCLRCLSISNNAGRVYMVDCGKLMALEFLSIRGVQWCWDAISNMLQWASEVKHLYMKVEFTGDFEALQPFPEIDFVDFFNSHPKLQKFDIHGAMFAALCQKNSLKNVETGFTIPCLEEVIITVRSPLNAEQKMSTLESFLNYGKNLKAMVIKILQMKSSHSSADDFFDEICRFRYMNRKIVRIE; encoded by the exons ATGGACTCAATCCCCGATGCTATTGTTCAATACATATTATCGCACATCAATAATGCAAGGGATGTAGCAGTTTGTAATTGTGTATCCAAGCGATGGAAGGATTCGCTGCCTTATATAAGGAGCCTCTACTTCCCTCGAAACTCCTTTGATAATCATTCTGGCAGGGATAGTCCTGATGAAGTTGTATGGAGGATGGTTTCAAGGATTTCTAGGTTAGAGGAACTTGTTGTGTATAGCCCATTCTCAGGTGCTGGCCTTGCTTCGTGGCTATCACTCACAGGCTCCTCGCTTTTGCATCTTGAACTCCGAATGGACAACCTTACTGAACAGCAGGCCTGCAATGAGAGCACCTCCAAATTGGATTGCATCAGCGCTGCGAACAACTTGCAATCTTTAAAACTTTGGGGTGTCTTAATGACCCGTTCCCCCCagtgggaagcattcaaagaaCTCCGGAACCTTGAAATTGTGGGAGCAAGATTGGAGGACTCTGCATTGTCAACCGTGCTACATGCATGTCCTAACTTGACCAATCTGTTGCTGCTTGGTTGTGAAGGAGTTAGATCTGTTTCAATTGACTTGCCACATTTGGAGAATTGTAAGCTGGACTTTTATGGATTAGGCAACTGCTCATTTTCTATGAAATCCCCCAAAATTCAAGTCCTTGAGGTGCAAGGCTGCAGTTGGATTCGGGTTCGTGAGACCAATTGCTTGCGGTGTCTTTCCATCTCCAATAATGCAG GTAGAGTGTACATGGTTGATTGTGGAAAACTTATGGCTCTGGAGTTCTTATCCATTAGAGGAGTCCAGTGGTGTTGGGATGCCATAAGTAACATGCTTCAATGGGCAAGCGAGGTGAAGCACCTCTATATGAAAGTGGAATTCACTGGGGATTTTGAGGCCCTTCAACCCTTTCCAGAGATTGACtttgttgattttttcaatAGCCATCCCAAACTGCAGAAGTTTGATATTCATGGAGCCATGTTTGCTGCCCTTTGTCAAAAGAATAGTTTAAAGAAT GTCGAAACCGGCTTTACAATCCCTTGTCTGGAGGAGGTGATCATCACAGTGAGATCGCCATTGAATGCGGAACAGAAAATGAGCACACTTGAGTCCTTTTTAAACTATGGGAAGAATCTGAAAGCAATGGTAATAAAGATTCTTCAGATGAAAAGCAGTCATAGCAGTGCAGATGATTTCTTTGATGAGATTTGCAGGTTTAGATACATGAATAGGAAGATTGTTCGAATAGAATAA